A window from Solanum stenotomum isolate F172 chromosome 7, ASM1918654v1, whole genome shotgun sequence encodes these proteins:
- the LOC125871398 gene encoding pentatricopeptide repeat-containing protein At4g21065-like, which produces MFKSKTQKILSSKYATLCYSSAPSIAEANTHHHQVVLEQTPISQFSHYFDPRFYLSQLIKCKNLYQVKQVHSQITTNGFLENQIVANKLLYIYCMHKSLDDSYALFCGFSEKNAVSWSVMVGGYAKAGDFMNCFRTFKEYLISGVRPDTYTLPFVIRVCRDTMDLQMGRLIHSVVYKCGLLLDDFVVAALVDMYSKCKVIGDAKQLFDGMPKRDVVTWTVMIGACTECGDPTEALVLFDQMREEGVVPDKVAVVNVVNACAKIGAMHKAKLVHEYIVKNKFSFDVILGTAMVDMYAKCGSVDVAREVFDGLREKNVITWSAMIAAYGYHGQGNKAVDMFPMMLRTGILPNKITFVSLLYACSHSGLVEEGKQLFNSMQKEYGVKPDIKHFTCMVDLLGRAGKIDDSLKLIEDMAVEKDEGLWGALLGACRIHGRVELAEMAAKSLIELQPENAGHYVLLSNIYAKAGKWQDMAKIRELMSHQKLKKVPGWTWIEVDNKIHRFSVGDHTHPLSKEIYEKLKYLLKELEISGYVPDTNFVLHDVDEELKLGNLFSHSEKLAIAFGLISTPEQSTIRIMKNLRVCGDCHTFCKFVSQVTSRVIIVRDANRFHHFKEGACSCKDYW; this is translated from the coding sequence ATGTTCAAATCCAAAACCCAAAAGATTTTGTCTTCCAAATATGCAACACTTTGTTATTCTTCAGCTCCCTCTATAGCTGAGGCCAACACTCATCATCATCAAGTAGTTCTTGAACAAACACCAATTTCAcaattttctcattattttgaTCCAAGATTCTATCTTTCTCAACTTATAAAGTGTAAAAATCTTTATCAAGTAAAACAAGTTCATTCTCAAATAACAACTAATGGATTTCTTGAAAATCAAATTGTTGCTAATAAACTTCTATACATATATTGTATGCACAAGTCTTTAGATGATTCATATGCTTTGTTTTGTGGATTTAGTGAGAAAAATGCTGTTTCTTGGAGTGTTATGGTTGGTGGGTATGCTAAAGCTGGAGACTTTATGAACTGTTTTAGGACTTTTAAGGAGTATTTAATTTCTGGGGTTAGACCAGATACTTATACTTTGCCTTTTGTGATAAGGGTTTGTAGAGATACAATGGATCTGCAAATGGGTAGATTGATTCATAGTGTTGTTTACAAATGTGGGTTGCTGTTAGATGACTTTGTTGTTGCAGCACTTGTTGATATGTATTCAAAATGTAAGGTTATTGGGGATGCAAAGCAACTGTTTGATGGAATGCCTAAGAGGGATGTTGTGACTTGGACGGTTATGATTGGGGCGTGTACGGAGTGTGGGGATCCGACTGAGGCTTTAGTTTTGTTTGATCAAATGAGAGAGGAAGGAGTTGTCCCGGATAAAGTCGCTGTGGTAAATGTAGTTAATGCTTGTGCAAAGATAGGGGCAATGCATAAGGCTAAGTTAGTACATGAATATATAGTGAAGAACAAGTTTTCGTTCGATGTTATCTTGGGGACAGCGATGGTTGACATGTATGCTAAATGTGGATCGGTTGATGTTGCAAGGGAAGTGTTTGATGGTTTGAGAGAAAAGAATGTTATAACTTGGAGTGCGATGATAGCAGCTTATGGTTATCATGGCCAAGGAAACAAAGCTGTTGATATGTTCCCTATGATGTTAAGGACGGGGATATTGCCTAACAAGATCACATTTGTTTCTCTTTTGTATGCATGTAGTCATAGCGGGCTGGTTGAAGAAGGTAAACAACTTTTCAATTCTATGCAGAAAGAGTACGGAGTGAAGCCTGATATCAAACATTTTACTTGTATGGTGGACCTCTTGGGCCGTGCTGGGAAAATTGACGATTCATTAAAGTTAATAGAGGATATGGCTGTTGAAAAAGATGAAGGGCTTTGGGGGGCGTTACTTGGAGCATGTAGAATTCATGGCCGTGTAGAGCTTGCCGAAATGGCAGCAAAATCCTTGATTGAATTGCAACCTGAAAACGCAGGGCACTACGTCTTGCTATCAAATATATATGCTAAAGCAGGTAAATGGCAGGACATGGCCAAGATTAGAGAATTAATGAGCCATCAGAAATTGAAGAAAGTCCCCGGTTGGACATGGATTGAAGTTGATAACAAGATTCACCGATTCAGCGTTGGAGACCACACCCATCCTCTATCGAAAGAGATTTATGAGAAGTTAAAATATCTGCTCAAGGAACTAGAGATTTCTGGTTATGTTCCGGATACAAACTTTGTGTTGCATGATGTTGATGAGGAACTTAAGCTTGGAAACCTATTCTCTCATAGTGAAAAGTTGGCTATTGCATTTGGCCTCATAAGCACACCTGAACAATCCACTATAAGAATTATGAAGAACCTTAGAGTATGTGGTGACTGCCACACATTCTGTAAGTTTGTTTCTCAGGTTACAAGTAGGGTGAT